ACGCTGCAAAGAAATCCTTCAGCATTACAAAGACCTTCAGGATATCATAAACATCCTCGGAATGGATGAACTATCTGATGAAGATAAAACTATTGTAAGACGTGCAAGAAGAATTCAGAGATTTTTAAGTCAGCCTTTCCATGTTGCCGAACAGTTTACAGGTTTTGCTGGAAAGTATGTTAAACTTGAAGATACAATCCGCGGTTTCAAAGGAATCATCGATGGTAAGTATGATGATCTTCCTGAGGGTGCATTCCTTTATGTAGGAACAATTGAAGAAGCTGTTGAAAAAGCTAATAAGATGAAATAATGGCTGAACTTAATCTCGAAATAATAACTCCTGAAAAGCCAGTCTTCAAAGACCAGATTGAGGCCATCACGATTCCGGGAACACTAGGTAGCTTTCAGATATTAAAAGATCACGCACCGCTAATAAGTTCATTTGAAGTTGGAGTGATAAAAGTGAAGAAGAGTTCAACCGAATCTTTTTACACAACTTCCGGCGGTACCGTTGAAGTAAACCATTATCACGTTCTAGTTCTAGCTGATTCAATTGAAAAGATAAATGATATTGATGTTGACAGGGCTGAACAAGCAAAGAAAAGAGCAGAGGAAAGACTTCAAAGAAAAAGTGAAGCTGAGATTGATGAAGCCAGAGCGAAAGCTGCTTTGAACAGAGCTTTAAACCGATTAAACGCTGTAAAGAAGTATAGCTGATCAATTATCCTGACGAAAGTCAGGCTCTTGGTTAGGTGGTTAAAATTAATAGCTTAGTTTAAGTAACCATCTCCGAGAATAATTTCTCTCATTGCCCGGTTCTCTTCCAATTTTTCTTCGAGCTTTTCGAAATGTTCAAGCAAATAACTCATTCTTTTATTCTCACTTTGTATGGTCAGAAGTTCTTGCTGCTGTAAAATTGATAATCCTGATTTCTCTGCGATCTTGAATGATTTCAAATTTGTTTTTTCAAGATTATCCCAGAATCCCTGGTTCACATTGAAGTTGACAAGCTTTAACATTTCCTGAACTCGTTGCTTTAAAGCAAAAAACAGATTATAGTTAAGATCGCTTTCAGAATCCTGGTCAATAATTTTGTTTACATCACCTAAATAATATCCGTCCTGATGCATATCAAGATTCATTCTCTTGAAACGCCATTTGCCGGTGACGACTATATCCAGTTCACCAGATTCATAAATTTTGATTACATCTGCAATCTCGACATAAACGCCAACTTCAGATATTGTATCACCAATTCTCGAAACTATTCCAAATCCCGAATTATTGGCAAGACACTTATTTATTAATATTTTATATCTTTCTTCAAAAATATGTAGCGGATATTTTGAATTAGGAAAGACAACCAGTGCAAGCGGAAATATTGGAATTTGCATTTATTATTCACCCTGTTTTAATGTGGAAGCAATCAGAAATTTTTTGTCAATCATTGTTATTAAGTAAAGTCGTTCTGGCTTGTCCAGAATCTGATCTCTTTGTACAGAAAGAGATTCTGGACTCTCCCGACTAAAGTCGGGATCGCCAGAATGACAGTAAGCAGCTTACTTAGCTTCGCTGAATCTTTTAGCAGCTTCATCCCAGTTAACAACATTCCACCAGTTCTCTATGTATTCTGGTCTTCTGTTTTGATACTTGAGATAGTAAGCGTGTTCCCAAACATCCAACCCGAGAATTGGTGTGCCTTTCAGATCCGATACATCCATTAAAGGATTATCCTGATTCGGTGTTGAACCGATAACCAGTTTACCATTCTGCTTTACAAGCCATGCCCAGCCCGAACCGAATCTTGTTGCACCAGCATTGCTGAATTGAGTTTTGAAATCAGCAAACGAACCGAAAGCAGATTTAATTGCATCTGCAAAAGCACCGGTTGGTTCACCTCCTCCGCCTTTCTTCATCAATGTCCAGAATAAAGAATGATTCCAGTGACCGCCGCCGTTATTTCTAACTGCAACCGGATATTTGGAAATATTAGCCATCAAATCTTCAAGAGATTTTCCTTCCATCTCTGTTCCTTCAACAGCTTTATTTAGATTAGTTACGTAAGCATTGTGATGTTTTGTATGATGAATTTCCATAGTCATTTTATCAATGTATGGCTCTAATGCATCGTAAGCATATGGCAGTGCCGGCAATTCAAATTTTCCCATAGTTATTTCACTCCTTTGTTTATTGTTAGATAAATTAATTAAACTCTTTGCGTAGGGTTCAATTACAGCTGTAGCACCAATGGCTGCAGCTGAATAAATAAATTTTCTTCTATTCATAATGATACTCCTTTTTAAACTCCAAATGATTCACCGCACCCGCAGGTTTTAGCAGCGTTAGGATTATTAAACACAAATCCTCTTCCATTCAAACCATCACTGAAATCAAGTTGAGTTCCCATAAGATAGAAAAGACTTTTTCCGTCTACATACAACTTGACATTTTCAGATTCGATAATGGTATCTCCGGGTTTTTCTTCACCATCAAAGTTGAGAGTGTAAGTCAATCCAGAGCATCCGCCGCCTTTTACACCAACTCTCAATCCATAGTTTTCAGGAATGTTATTCG
This region of bacterium genomic DNA includes:
- a CDS encoding F0F1 ATP synthase subunit epsilon; protein product: MAELNLEIITPEKPVFKDQIEAITIPGTLGSFQILKDHAPLISSFEVGVIKVKKSSTESFYTTSGGTVEVNHYHVLVLADSIEKINDIDVDRAEQAKKRAEERLQRKSEAEIDEARAKAALNRALNRLNAVKKYS
- a CDS encoding iron-sulfur cluster assembly accessory protein — encoded protein: MSDVNIKSEITVTEKAKNEILRIMQSNNIPENYGLRVGVKGGGCSGLTYTLNFDGEEKPGDTIIESENVKLYVDGKSLFYLMGTQLDFSDGLNGRGFVFNNPNAAKTCGCGESFGV
- a CDS encoding LON peptidase substrate-binding domain-containing protein, giving the protein MQIPIFPLALVVFPNSKYPLHIFEERYKILINKCLANNSGFGIVSRIGDTISEVGVYVEIADVIKIYESGELDIVVTGKWRFKRMNLDMHQDGYYLGDVNKIIDQDSESDLNYNLFFALKQRVQEMLKLVNFNVNQGFWDNLEKTNLKSFKIAEKSGLSILQQQELLTIQSENKRMSYLLEHFEKLEEKLEENRAMREIILGDGYLN
- a CDS encoding superoxide dismutase, with protein sequence MGKFELPALPYAYDALEPYIDKMTMEIHHTKHHNAYVTNLNKAVEGTEMEGKSLEDLMANISKYPVAVRNNGGGHWNHSLFWTLMKKGGGGEPTGAFADAIKSAFGSFADFKTQFSNAGATRFGSGWAWLVKQNGKLVIGSTPNQDNPLMDVSDLKGTPILGLDVWEHAYYLKYQNRRPEYIENWWNVVNWDEAAKRFSEAK